The Aureimonas mangrovi genome includes a region encoding these proteins:
- a CDS encoding alpha-D-glucose phosphate-specific phosphoglucomutase — MPIRTVATKPYGDQKPGTSGLRKKVPHFQQENYAQNFIQAIFDAANANAGGGDGRTLVIGGDGRFFNAEVVRIAIRMAAANGYARIVVGQNGILSTPAASNLIRKRGASGGIILSASHNPGGPNGDFGIKYNVGNGGPAPEGVTADIYTRTKTIAEYRIVEEEAPDLSAIGEHRLGDSTVEIVDPVADYATLMETIFDFDKIRAAIAGGLTLRFDAMHAVTGPYAHEILEKRLGAPAGTVLNGKPSEDFGGGHPDPNVVWAAPLVDLLMGPTAPDFGAASDGDGDRNMILGRGIVVTPSDSLAILAANAHLAPAYRQGIAGIARSMPTSQAADRVAKKLGVGMYETPTGWKFFGNLLDAGKVTICGEESAGTGSDHVREKDGLWAVLLWLNILAVRGASVAEIAADHWRTYGRTYYQRHDFEEVDAAAAEGLMESLRDRLASMSGQRFGSLIVQEADDFSYRDPVDGSVSTGQGVRIVFSGGSRIVFRLSGTGTVGATLRVYLERYEPDPARHDLAVEDALAELIGIADSVGEIRQRTGRTQPDVRT, encoded by the coding sequence ATGCCGATCCGCACCGTCGCGACCAAGCCCTACGGCGACCAGAAGCCAGGCACATCGGGCCTGCGCAAGAAGGTCCCGCATTTCCAGCAGGAGAACTACGCGCAGAACTTCATCCAGGCAATCTTCGACGCGGCCAATGCCAACGCGGGCGGCGGCGACGGCAGAACGCTGGTGATCGGCGGCGACGGGCGCTTCTTTAACGCCGAGGTCGTGCGCATCGCCATCCGCATGGCCGCCGCCAACGGCTATGCGCGCATCGTCGTCGGCCAGAACGGCATCCTGTCGACGCCGGCGGCCTCCAACCTCATCCGCAAGCGCGGCGCCTCGGGCGGCATCATTCTTTCGGCCAGCCACAACCCGGGGGGGCCGAACGGCGATTTCGGCATCAAATATAATGTCGGCAATGGCGGCCCCGCCCCCGAAGGCGTAACCGCCGACATCTACACCCGCACCAAGACCATCGCCGAGTACCGGATCGTGGAGGAAGAGGCGCCGGACCTTTCGGCGATCGGCGAGCACCGCCTCGGCGATTCTACGGTCGAGATCGTCGATCCCGTCGCCGATTACGCGACGCTGATGGAGACGATCTTCGACTTCGACAAGATCCGCGCCGCCATCGCCGGAGGATTGACGCTGCGCTTCGACGCGATGCACGCCGTCACCGGCCCTTATGCGCACGAGATTCTCGAGAAGCGCCTCGGCGCGCCGGCCGGCACCGTCCTCAACGGCAAGCCGTCCGAGGATTTCGGCGGCGGCCACCCGGACCCGAACGTCGTCTGGGCAGCGCCCCTCGTCGATCTACTGATGGGGCCGACGGCGCCCGACTTCGGCGCCGCCTCTGACGGCGACGGCGACCGCAACATGATCCTCGGGCGCGGCATCGTCGTGACGCCCTCGGATTCGCTCGCGATCCTTGCGGCCAACGCCCATCTCGCGCCGGCCTACAGACAGGGCATCGCGGGCATCGCGCGCTCGATGCCGACGAGCCAGGCCGCCGACCGCGTGGCCAAGAAACTCGGCGTCGGCATGTACGAGACTCCGACCGGCTGGAAGTTCTTCGGCAACCTCCTCGATGCCGGCAAGGTGACGATCTGCGGCGAGGAGAGCGCGGGAACCGGCTCGGATCATGTGCGCGAGAAGGATGGCCTCTGGGCCGTCCTTCTCTGGCTGAACATTCTCGCCGTGCGCGGCGCGAGCGTCGCGGAGATCGCCGCCGACCACTGGCGCACCTACGGGCGCACCTACTATCAGCGCCACGACTTCGAGGAAGTGGATGCCGCGGCCGCCGAAGGGCTGATGGAATCCTTGCGCGATCGCCTCGCCTCGATGTCCGGCCAACGCTTCGGCTCGCTCATCGTGCAGGAGGCCGACGATTTCTCCTATCGCGATCCGGTCGACGGCTCGGTCTCCACCGGCCAGGGCGTGCGCATCGTCTTCTCGGGCGGCTCGCGCATCGTCTTCCGCCTGTCGGGCACCGGGACGGTGGGCGCCACGCTGCGCGTCTATCTCGAACGCTACGAGCCTGATCCGGCGCGCCACGACCTCGCCGTCGAGGACGCACTCGCCGAACTCATCGGCATTGCGGATTCGGTCGGTGAGATCCGCCAGCGCACCGGGCGCACGCAGCCGGACGTTCGCACCTGA